A part of Ignavibacteriales bacterium genomic DNA contains:
- a CDS encoding SAM-dependent DNA methyltransferase, with translation MLTNSTTLKQKIDALWDKFWSGGISNPLTAIEQMSYLIFLKRLEDNDNTNAAMAKRRNEKFISVFKGNEKCRWSYWSQLPGDQMLKHIRDTVFEFLRNLGSETSTFTQHMQDAYFALPKASLLQEAVSIIDDLHITEQNIDVQGDLYEYLLGQLATAGKNGQFRTPRHIIRMMVKLVDPKIGDRVCDPACGTSGFLFNAYMHILEQNTSKDVLDYDQEGIPHHLIGDKITDKKLFKFLKTHALTGYDFDSTMTRIGAMNLMLHGIDNPNIRYTDTLSKSYNDKEIYDIVLANPPFKGSIDETDVNPRFKTKTKKTELLFVELIYDLLVTGGRAAVIVPDGVLFGTSTAHIDVRKILIDKCKLEGIISMPSGVFKPYAGVSTAIVVFQKGGITDNVWFYDMEGDGFTLDDKRNKSDKNDIPDIIKQWQNRHTPNPSREGNKKIVVVDVKDIKANKYDLSISRYKAVEYEEVVYEKPDVIMEKVLKYETEIAKDISEIKKYLGK, from the coding sequence ATGCTCACCAACTCCACAACACTAAAACAAAAAATAGATGCACTCTGGGACAAGTTCTGGTCTGGTGGAATATCAAATCCACTTACTGCTATTGAACAAATGTCTTATCTGATATTCCTAAAACGGCTTGAGGATAATGATAATACAAATGCTGCAATGGCAAAGAGACGAAACGAAAAATTCATTTCCGTATTCAAGGGTAATGAAAAATGCAGATGGTCTTATTGGTCGCAATTACCCGGCGATCAGATGTTAAAACATATTCGCGATACAGTTTTTGAATTCCTTCGTAATCTTGGTTCTGAAACGAGCACATTTACACAGCATATGCAGGACGCATATTTTGCTTTGCCAAAAGCTTCTTTATTACAGGAAGCAGTAAGTATAATTGATGATCTTCATATCACTGAGCAAAATATCGATGTTCAAGGTGATCTTTATGAATATCTTCTCGGACAACTTGCAACTGCTGGCAAGAATGGACAGTTCAGAACTCCGCGCCACATCATTAGAATGATGGTTAAACTTGTTGATCCTAAAATCGGTGATAGGGTTTGTGATCCAGCCTGCGGTACTTCGGGTTTTTTATTCAACGCCTATATGCACATACTGGAACAGAATACAAGCAAAGATGTTCTTGATTATGATCAAGAGGGAATACCGCATCATTTAATCGGTGACAAGATTACTGATAAAAAGCTTTTTAAATTTCTAAAGACCCACGCACTTACTGGTTATGATTTTGATTCTACTATGACACGTATCGGTGCTATGAACTTAATGCTTCACGGAATTGATAATCCAAACATTAGATACACAGATACACTTTCTAAGTCATACAATGATAAAGAGATATACGATATTGTTTTAGCTAATCCGCCGTTTAAAGGTTCAATCGATGAAACAGACGTAAACCCAAGATTTAAAACCAAAACTAAAAAGACTGAACTTCTTTTTGTTGAGTTGATTTACGATCTGCTTGTAACAGGTGGAAGAGCAGCAGTTATCGTTCCCGATGGAGTATTGTTTGGAACAAGCACCGCCCACATTGATGTACGTAAAATCCTGATTGATAAATGTAAGCTCGAAGGTATTATCTCTATGCCTTCAGGAGTATTCAAACCATATGCAGGTGTATCAACTGCAATTGTAGTTTTCCAGAAAGGTGGCATTACTGATAATGTTTGGTTCTACGATATGGAAGGTGATGGATTTACTCTTGATGATAAGCGAAATAAATCCGATAAGAATGATATACCCGATATTATTAAACAGTGGCAGAATAGACACACCCCTAACCCCTCTCGAGAGGGGAATAAGAAAATAGTTGTTGTTGATGTTAAGGATATTAAAGCCAATAAATACGATCTCTCAATCTCCAGGTACAAAGCTGTGGAGTATGAAGAAGTTGTTTATGAAAAACCTGACGTGATAATGGAAAAGGTTTTGAAGTATGAGACAGAAATTGCCAAAGATATTTCTGAGATAAAGAAATACTTAGGTAAATAA
- a CDS encoding restriction endonuclease subunit S: MSSLPNNWQIKSLGEVASITAGQGAPQGDENFSDKGYPFIRAGSLENLMNGSNYDQLEKIEEEKAKKHHLKLFLEGCILFAKSGMSSMKDRVIVLKSSAYVVSHLAVIQPNENLDSKYLAHWLGFFKPSRLIKDESYPSISLDTVSKISVPFPPLQIQKQIAEILEQADKAKQKRKEANKLTDEFLQSVFIEMFGDPVKNPKGWEIKSFDQLVEKFQYGTSIKSSLDGIPVLRIPNIIQGVLDLSDLKNVKLSEKEMHSLVLNINDILFVRTNGNPDFVGRCALYNLTGKYVFASYLIRAIVRKENVNSMFLVYLLGNSDYRNVIRSKCSTTAGQFNINTKGLGGLPIILPHISLQQQFAEIVNKTDALKEKQKQSEQELGNLFQSLMQKHLKGSWCELIAYPSSRNRDLRLRREGIIGFAVATFCMMSEEIIESFIMITRLSLFKREI; the protein is encoded by the coding sequence ATGAGTAGCTTACCAAACAACTGGCAGATTAAATCTTTAGGTGAGGTTGCTTCTATTACTGCTGGACAAGGTGCTCCTCAGGGTGATGAAAACTTTTCAGATAAAGGTTATCCTTTTATTCGGGCAGGTTCATTAGAAAATTTAATGAATGGAAGTAACTACGATCAATTAGAAAAAATTGAAGAAGAGAAAGCGAAAAAACATCATTTAAAACTTTTCTTAGAAGGATGTATCCTTTTTGCTAAAAGTGGAATGTCTTCAATGAAAGATCGTGTTATTGTTTTAAAGTCATCTGCTTATGTCGTTTCGCATCTTGCTGTGATTCAACCTAATGAAAACTTAGATTCAAAATATTTGGCTCATTGGCTGGGTTTTTTTAAACCAAGTAGATTAATTAAAGATGAAAGCTATCCTTCAATTAGTTTAGATACTGTCTCAAAGATTAGTGTGCCATTCCCACCACTCCAAATCCAAAAACAAATTGCTGAAATATTAGAACAGGCAGACAAAGCAAAACAAAAACGCAAAGAAGCAAACAAACTAACAGATGAATTTTTGCAATCAGTCTTTATAGAAATGTTTGGAGATCCGGTGAAGAATCCGAAAGGGTGGGAGATAAAATCATTCGATCAACTAGTTGAGAAGTTTCAGTATGGAACTTCAATAAAATCTTCTCTGGATGGTATTCCAGTACTTAGGATTCCTAATATCATTCAAGGAGTTCTTGACTTAAGTGATTTGAAGAATGTTAAGCTTTCAGAGAAAGAAATGCATTCATTAGTTCTTAATATCAATGACATTTTGTTTGTTCGAACAAATGGTAACCCTGATTTTGTTGGACGATGCGCATTATACAATTTAACTGGTAAATACGTATTTGCATCTTACCTTATTCGAGCAATAGTTAGAAAAGAAAATGTAAACTCAATGTTTTTAGTTTATTTGTTAGGCAATTCAGATTATAGAAATGTAATTAGAAGTAAGTGTTCAACAACAGCAGGACAATTCAACATTAATACAAAAGGTTTAGGTGGTTTGCCAATAATTTTACCTCATATTTCTCTCCAGCAACAATTTGCAGAGATAGTAAACAAAACAGATGCATTAAAAGAAAAACAAAAACAATCAGAGCAGGAGTTAGGAAATCTTTTTCAAAGCTTAATGCAAAAGCATTTAAAGGGGAGTTGGTGTGAACTCATCGCGTACCCTTCTTCCCGAAATCGAGATCTTCGACTTCGAAGAGAAGGGATTATTGGTTTTGCTGTCGCAACATTTTGTATGATGTCAGAGGAAATAATTGAAAGTTTTATAATGATAACAAGACTCTCTCTTTTCAAGAGAGAGATTTAG
- a CDS encoding HAMP domain-containing protein, protein MVLLTHSILELDFTQSIFLLATIIAALGLIIIIYSRNRESIKSRLFILILLLVIGYLISHAFHFLIMHSSDVTILDRSCHSFLLLIILTITFFTWNFPHPQKLGIIRSLLLILPSILLLGFLWSGYFIEESSAHHTMFSVHYSSSYPIFLLWYAFLVALNFYWLLKRFYSERNANQKKQILLLFLGLIITNLASFVFGLFLPWYLGFYYLVEISPLSFLVGVILFTSVAVSRYDMFQASMKRIHNFSITKKIILSALILVPIIILLVQVPLIRFIFQPESNKELYKFFAISVFGGLIVSVSIAFVIIKIISNPLNKLKNNALEIEKGNYGTMIDFSSNDEFGDLTKAFNNMSETLQNNSAELIKRENRISLLLNAFEESSTAIAIVDEGFRIIEANPQFSEIVEKDRSEILNKSIVDVQFKDDFNEYFNMIKNELQLYSKFRGELNYAEKFLLISVTPSTTGSKFNGFLFIEVDITEQKKLEEQLVKSEKLAALGKMAAVLAHEIKTPLTSIKMNADIIAEELKLNESEKEYLTIIQTEINRMNNLVKDVLQFSRQMELDYSLFDLFDMIENIKSQLLNKLKTKNISFINNIDRIELTADEYKLMQVFLNLIDNSIEAVGNNGRIELTSSVDEALNNIKILVSDNGTGITAGAKIFEPFFTTKSSGTGLGLSVAQKIIEQHKGTIRPLSSKPGKLFLK, encoded by the coding sequence ATGGTACTGCTTACACATTCAATATTAGAACTTGATTTTACGCAATCCATCTTTTTGCTTGCTACAATTATTGCTGCTTTAGGATTAATCATTATCATTTATTCCCGGAACCGAGAATCAATCAAGAGTCGTTTGTTCATCCTTATTTTATTACTTGTAATTGGTTATTTAATATCACACGCATTTCATTTTTTGATAATGCATTCTTCCGATGTAACAATATTAGATCGCTCATGCCACTCTTTTCTTCTCTTGATAATATTAACAATAACATTCTTTACCTGGAATTTTCCACATCCCCAAAAATTAGGAATTATCAGAAGCTTGTTGTTAATTCTTCCTTCGATATTACTTTTAGGATTTCTATGGAGTGGATATTTTATTGAGGAATCCTCTGCCCATCATACTATGTTCAGCGTGCACTATTCTTCATCTTATCCAATATTTTTATTATGGTATGCATTCTTAGTTGCACTTAATTTTTATTGGCTTCTCAAAAGATTTTATTCCGAAAGAAATGCCAATCAAAAAAAACAAATACTATTACTGTTTTTAGGTTTGATAATTACAAACCTTGCTTCTTTTGTGTTCGGTTTGTTTCTGCCCTGGTATCTTGGATTTTACTATCTGGTTGAAATCAGTCCCCTCTCATTTTTAGTCGGCGTAATCCTTTTCACATCAGTAGCTGTAAGCAGATATGATATGTTCCAAGCCTCGATGAAAAGAATCCATAATTTCAGTATAACAAAGAAAATTATCTTAAGCGCTTTGATTCTTGTACCAATAATAATTCTATTGGTGCAAGTACCTCTAATCAGATTTATTTTTCAACCTGAAAGTAACAAAGAGCTTTATAAGTTTTTTGCAATAAGTGTATTTGGTGGATTAATAGTAAGTGTAAGTATCGCCTTCGTGATAATAAAAATCATCTCAAATCCATTAAACAAGCTGAAGAATAATGCTCTTGAAATAGAAAAAGGCAACTACGGTACAATGATTGATTTTTCGTCTAATGATGAATTTGGTGATTTGACAAAAGCTTTTAATAATATGTCTGAAACTTTACAAAATAATTCAGCCGAGTTGATAAAAAGAGAAAACAGAATTTCCCTTTTACTGAATGCCTTCGAAGAATCTTCCACTGCAATTGCAATAGTTGATGAAGGATTCAGAATTATCGAGGCTAATCCTCAGTTTTCGGAAATAGTTGAAAAAGACAGAAGTGAAATATTAAATAAGAGTATAGTGGACGTTCAATTTAAAGATGATTTTAATGAATATTTTAATATGATTAAAAATGAACTCCAGTTGTATTCAAAGTTTAGAGGGGAATTAAATTATGCCGAAAAATTTCTTTTAATATCTGTCACTCCCTCAACAACCGGTAGTAAATTCAATGGGTTTTTATTTATTGAAGTAGACATAACCGAACAAAAAAAATTAGAGGAACAATTAGTTAAATCCGAAAAGCTTGCCGCACTTGGAAAGATGGCTGCTGTACTTGCACACGAAATTAAAACTCCTTTAACCTCCATTAAAATGAATGCTGATATTATTGCAGAAGAATTAAAGTTGAATGAATCTGAAAAAGAATACCTTACAATTATTCAAACCGAAATAAACAGAATGAATAATTTGGTAAAAGATGTTTTGCAGTTTTCAAGACAAATGGAATTGGATTATTCATTGTTTGATCTTTTCGATATGATTGAGAATATTAAATCTCAATTGCTCAACAAACTAAAAACAAAAAATATTTCTTTTATTAACAACATTGATAGAATTGAGTTAACTGCTGATGAATATAAATTAATGCAAGTATTTTTAAATTTAATTGATAATTCGATAGAAGCGGTGGGTAATAATGGTAGAATAGAATTAACATCTTCGGTTGATGAAGCACTTAATAATATTAAAATCTTAGTCTCAGATAACGGCACGGGAATAACTGCCGGCGCGAAAATATTCGAACCATTTTTCACAACTAAATCATCCGGAACCGGGCTTGGATTATCGGTAGCGCAAAAAATAATTGAACAACATAAAGGAACAATTCGACCTTTATCATCCAAACCGGGAAAACTGTTTTTGAAATAA
- a CDS encoding sigma-54-dependent Fis family transcriptional regulator: MQNTKDKILVIDDDQSIRKTLSSYLKKLNYEVYSAENGIQGIEIAKSELPDLVITDIKMPEADGFEVLKRVKEIDSHIHVIMITAFDDMHSTVKAMQQGAYDYIEKPREIDKLKITINRALENKRMSEKLSSFILDESDEYKLENTLIGKSSSMKKVYKKIGQTSSSRVTVLIEGESGTGKELVARAIHYSGITKDNPFIPVNCTALTESLLESELFGHVKGAFTGSIRDKKGKFELAEKGTIFLDEISEISPNLQVQLLRLLQQKEFERVGGETLIPMKARIIAATNKDLHKLVQEGKFREDLYFRLKVVSINLPPLRERLEDIPLLVSHFLTKINKELHKNVTKVPDEVMEMLQNHYWVGNVRELENTLMQAVVLSSDDVLNKENILLRKPETGEINEGVNFITLSENERNHIKNILDAVQWDKNKAHKLLGISLPTLYSKIETYKLSPFEDKA; encoded by the coding sequence ATGCAAAACACAAAAGATAAAATTTTAGTAATTGATGATGACCAATCAATTCGAAAAACCCTTTCGAGCTATCTGAAAAAATTGAATTATGAAGTCTATTCGGCAGAGAACGGAATTCAAGGAATTGAAATTGCAAAATCTGAACTGCCCGACTTAGTAATCACTGATATAAAAATGCCTGAGGCGGACGGATTTGAAGTTTTAAAAAGAGTAAAAGAAATTGACAGTCATATTCACGTAATTATGATTACCGCTTTTGATGATATGCACAGTACTGTTAAAGCGATGCAGCAAGGCGCATACGATTATATAGAAAAGCCTCGCGAAATTGATAAACTAAAAATTACTATAAATCGTGCTCTTGAAAATAAAAGGATGAGCGAAAAGCTTTCTTCTTTTATTCTTGATGAATCTGATGAATACAAATTAGAGAATACTTTAATTGGTAAATCATCATCCATGAAAAAGGTTTACAAAAAAATCGGACAGACATCATCAAGCCGGGTAACTGTATTAATCGAAGGCGAAAGCGGTACTGGAAAAGAATTAGTTGCCAGAGCCATTCACTACAGCGGAATTACGAAAGATAATCCCTTTATTCCTGTTAACTGCACAGCACTAACTGAATCTTTATTAGAAAGCGAATTGTTTGGACATGTAAAAGGTGCATTCACCGGTTCGATAAGAGATAAAAAAGGAAAGTTTGAGTTAGCAGAGAAAGGGACAATTTTTCTTGATGAAATTTCCGAAATATCTCCCAACCTTCAAGTGCAATTGCTTAGGTTGCTGCAGCAGAAAGAATTTGAACGAGTGGGAGGTGAAACTTTAATCCCGATGAAAGCAAGAATTATTGCCGCCACTAATAAAGATTTGCACAAGCTTGTTCAGGAAGGAAAATTTCGAGAGGATTTATACTTCAGGTTAAAAGTAGTATCGATAAATCTTCCTCCACTTCGTGAACGGCTTGAAGATATTCCTCTTTTAGTCAGTCATTTTCTTACAAAAATTAATAAAGAACTTCACAAAAATGTTACTAAAGTTCCTGACGAAGTTATGGAAATGCTGCAAAATCATTACTGGGTCGGAAATGTTCGTGAATTAGAAAATACTTTAATGCAGGCAGTTGTGCTTTCCAGTGATGATGTATTAAACAAAGAAAATATTTTGCTCCGAAAACCGGAAACTGGCGAGATAAATGAAGGAGTAAATTTTATAACCCTGTCAGAAAATGAAAGAAATCATATAAAAAATATTCTCGATGCTGTTCAATGGGATAAGAATAAAGCGCACAAACTTTTAGGTATATCTTTACCCACTCTTTACAGTAAAATTGAGACTTATAAACTCTCACCGTTTGAGGACAAAGCCTGA
- a CDS encoding prohibitin family protein, with amino-acid sequence MKAQSLIVISLLAIVLTVGCGTTIPDGYEGLYWGHYSGVDTTVYSNEFKWAWVWNSVILYDVRWKTQSEKVDILSLDDLHMEVEVALRLRPIPYELYLLHNEIGQEYYTEVVQQQFRSIARAVFSQYSYTDIPKESLKIQNAILAQLKENLKNKHLELDAVEIKHVDYPELVKQAADLKLATEQKLLQKEYELKIAEKDATIKIIEAKGQQTAQKIIDSTLTPTYLQYRALDIQKELAKSGNSSFYFVPVGVNGIPIILETGMEKK; translated from the coding sequence ATGAAAGCACAATCATTGATTGTCATTAGCCTGCTTGCAATAGTTTTGACGGTAGGCTGTGGAACAACAATTCCTGACGGTTACGAGGGACTCTATTGGGGACACTATAGTGGTGTGGATACTACAGTTTACAGTAACGAGTTCAAGTGGGCTTGGGTATGGAATAGTGTCATTTTGTATGACGTCCGATGGAAAACACAGAGTGAGAAGGTTGACATTCTTTCACTAGACGATCTACATATGGAGGTAGAGGTTGCTCTTCGGCTACGACCTATCCCCTATGAGTTGTATTTATTACATAACGAGATTGGTCAAGAGTATTACACTGAAGTTGTTCAACAGCAATTTCGTTCTATCGCAAGAGCGGTATTCTCTCAGTACAGTTACACGGATATACCGAAGGAGAGCCTCAAGATTCAAAATGCGATCTTAGCTCAGCTCAAAGAGAACCTTAAGAACAAGCATCTTGAACTGGATGCTGTAGAAATCAAGCATGTAGACTATCCTGAACTAGTTAAACAGGCTGCAGATCTAAAACTTGCAACTGAACAGAAACTGCTGCAGAAGGAATACGAGCTAAAGATTGCCGAGAAAGATGCTACAATCAAAATCATCGAGGCAAAAGGTCAACAGACGGCTCAGAAAATAATTGACAGCACGCTGACCCCGACCTATTTACAATATCGCGCTCTTGATATTCAGAAGGAATTAGCTAAAAGTGGTAATTCGTCTTTCTATTTTGTGCCCGTAGGTGTCAATGGTATTCCCATTATTCTTGAGACGGGAATGGAGAAAAAGTAA
- a CDS encoding T9SS type A sorting domain-containing protein — MNCHKSRRDNITYVQTNLTSAYWGPHESPQTDVFLGQNAAEFDSPFLSSPHKFAVTNACVDCHMVATPDTGNVNRDLVGDHTWNLHNEENNYYHTTGCTSCHGIITSWDDFIAAEDYDNNGTIGSIPEEVEGLESNLRIALPPVGIDSISWELIRDINDLSTKKAYWNYQLVTNDGSEGMHNAMFIIDVLAKSIQAVKGISSADDEPETLPKNYVLLQNYPNPFNPSTTINYSLPHESKVRIIVYDINGQIVAELINGVKQSGNYEITFNTNSIGRSIAAGVYFYSIEATATDGKQAFRETKKMVLLK, encoded by the coding sequence ATGAATTGCCATAAATCCAGAAGAGATAATATTACTTATGTTCAAACAAACCTTACTTCAGCATATTGGGGACCTCACGAATCACCTCAGACGGATGTTTTTTTGGGACAGAATGCTGCGGAATTCGATTCTCCTTTTCTATCTAGCCCGCATAAATTCGCTGTAACAAACGCTTGCGTCGACTGCCACATGGTTGCGACACCCGATACTGGAAATGTCAATCGTGATCTGGTAGGCGATCACACCTGGAATCTTCACAATGAAGAAAACAATTATTACCACACAACTGGGTGTACAAGCTGTCACGGGATTATAACCAGTTGGGATGATTTTATTGCTGCTGAAGATTATGATAATAACGGAACAATAGGCAGCATTCCTGAAGAAGTAGAAGGGCTTGAAAGCAATTTGAGAATTGCCTTGCCTCCGGTTGGAATAGATTCTATCTCTTGGGAATTGATACGTGATATAAATGACTTAAGCACTAAAAAAGCATATTGGAACTACCAATTGGTTACTAATGATGGAAGCGAAGGTATGCACAACGCTATGTTCATAATTGATGTACTGGCTAAGTCTATTCAGGCGGTTAAAGGAATAAGTTCCGCAGATGATGAACCAGAAACTCTGCCAAAGAATTATGTCCTTTTACAGAATTATCCTAATCCATTTAACCCTTCAACGACAATTAATTATTCACTTCCTCACGAAAGTAAAGTTAGAATTATAGTTTATGATATTAATGGGCAAATTGTTGCTGAATTGATAAATGGAGTTAAACAATCTGGGAATTATGAAATAACTTTCAACACAAACTCCATTGGAAGAAGTATTGCCGCAGGCGTTTACTTCTATTCAATTGAGGCTACTGCTACTGATGGAAAACAAGCATTCAGAGAAACAAAGAAAATGGTTCTCTTGAAATAG
- a CDS encoding tetratricopeptide repeat protein encodes MKNKYLSLVILSFFSVGMFAQSDKNAEALFNQGEAYFQEDNFNEAKKVFIDYLEESPEDIKALIYLSQIAMSQQNIPSIKFYNERILSLDIKNVDALIILGVIYSIQMDFNTAKDFLNKAITIQPDNASALFNLGIVYGTAGELYNAVIALNKAAEIEPGNGKIFEALGMFYLQNDLTDEAEIYFKKSLVISPNLIEARKGLIILYQSQNKLENSMLYIQELEKLSPDLPQLYLIKANQEYLVGRYKDAVKSVMIELEKYPDDADAYYLLANLYEIMGDKSKSSEAFSIAEKLLNRNPGFFESASPLNMYLGSSLNK; translated from the coding sequence ATGAAAAACAAATACTTATCCCTTGTTATACTTTCCTTCTTTTCGGTAGGAATGTTTGCACAGAGTGATAAAAACGCCGAAGCCTTATTTAACCAAGGTGAAGCTTATTTCCAGGAAGACAATTTTAATGAAGCCAAAAAAGTGTTTATAGATTACCTTGAAGAATCCCCCGAAGATATCAAAGCCTTAATATACCTATCCCAAATAGCTATGTCACAGCAAAATATTCCTTCCATAAAATTTTATAATGAAAGGATTCTCAGCTTAGATATAAAGAATGTGGATGCGTTAATTATCCTTGGAGTGATCTATTCTATCCAAATGGATTTTAATACAGCTAAAGATTTTTTGAATAAGGCAATAACAATTCAGCCCGACAATGCATCTGCACTTTTTAATCTTGGGATTGTTTATGGTACAGCAGGTGAATTATATAATGCAGTAATTGCTTTGAATAAAGCGGCTGAAATAGAACCTGGAAACGGGAAGATATTTGAAGCACTCGGGATGTTCTATCTTCAAAATGATCTTACTGATGAAGCTGAAATCTATTTTAAGAAATCTTTAGTTATAAGCCCGAATTTAATTGAAGCAAGAAAAGGACTAATCATTTTATACCAGAGTCAAAACAAGCTGGAAAATTCTATGCTTTATATTCAGGAGCTTGAAAAACTTTCACCCGATCTGCCTCAGTTATATCTTATTAAAGCTAATCAGGAATATCTCGTAGGAAGATATAAAGACGCTGTAAAATCTGTAATGATTGAATTAGAAAAATATCCTGATGACGCAGATGCTTATTATTTGCTTGCTAATTTATATGAAATAATGGGTGATAAATCCAAATCGAGTGAAGCCTTCTCAATTGCAGAAAAATTATTAAATCGGAATCCTGGTTTTTTTGAAAGTGCTTCGCCCTTAAATATGTATTTGGGTAGTTCTTTAAATAAGTAA
- a CDS encoding TolC family protein, translating to MNFFLKIFSLIILSISISYPQTKSYINLDELIKETLQNNPQLKAARNTTDAARTKINQSSSWDAPQVGIEFFNTPVQSFPNPIKNSMENDYFIQQMFPFPGKINAMTSAASNNANMVAQQYFALEKQIIKQLKNYYYELYLVQKKIEINLENQDLLKQFLEITRKQYELGMGKQPDILRAQTELSVLINEG from the coding sequence ATGAATTTTTTCTTAAAAATTTTTTCTTTAATAATCCTCTCGATATCTATTTCTTATCCTCAGACTAAAAGCTACATTAATCTGGATGAGCTGATAAAAGAGACTCTTCAAAACAATCCACAATTAAAAGCCGCACGTAATACAACCGATGCCGCAAGAACAAAAATTAATCAATCATCATCCTGGGATGCTCCGCAAGTTGGGATTGAGTTTTTCAATACGCCGGTGCAGTCATTTCCAAATCCGATTAAAAACAGTATGGAAAACGATTATTTTATTCAACAAATGTTTCCCTTCCCTGGAAAGATAAACGCGATGACTTCCGCTGCTTCAAATAATGCTAACATGGTTGCGCAGCAGTACTTTGCGCTTGAAAAGCAAATCATCAAACAATTAAAAAATTATTATTACGAGTTATATCTGGTACAAAAGAAAATAGAAATCAATTTAGAAAATCAGGATTTGCTAAAACAGTTTTTAGAAATTACGAGAAAACAATATGAACTGGGAATGGGCAAACAACCGGATATATTAAGAGCTCAAACAGAACTTTCTGTTCTGATTAACGAGGGGTAA
- a CDS encoding TolC family protein has product MINTILSRPANDQLGYVPEPADTLPRWNFDQLFQLAVENRAELKSMNYNIDMYKSELDASKLEYYPDIMARLMYKDMTGTTDDFWAFMVGVNVPLAFWSSSKYTGKVEENELNIKTAEEQYNLMKNMVASDVQNSLVNIETNRNLTELYKNSVIPQAEQTLQSTVAAYQTGKTEFLMLIDAYRMLLMSKLDFYMSKMNFLQSQAQLEQAVGLTLEQVNDNLK; this is encoded by the coding sequence ATGATAAATACAATTTTAAGCCGACCCGCCAATGATCAATTAGGTTATGTTCCCGAGCCGGCTGATACTTTACCGCGATGGAATTTCGATCAGTTGTTTCAATTGGCTGTTGAAAATCGTGCCGAATTAAAAAGTATGAATTACAATATTGATATGTATAAATCAGAATTGGATGCTTCTAAACTAGAATACTATCCGGATATAATGGCAAGACTGATGTATAAAGACATGACTGGAACCACCGATGATTTCTGGGCATTTATGGTCGGGGTAAATGTACCGCTTGCTTTCTGGTCAAGTTCCAAATACACGGGTAAAGTTGAAGAGAACGAACTTAATATTAAAACTGCAGAAGAACAGTATAATCTTATGAAGAATATGGTAGCATCTGATGTTCAAAATTCTTTGGTAAATATCGAAACTAATAGAAACCTAACTGAGCTTTATAAAAACTCCGTCATTCCTCAAGCTGAACAAACCCTGCAATCTACAGTTGCCGCATATCAAACAGGTAAAACAGAATTCTTAATGCTCATTGATGCCTACAGAATGCTTCTTATGTCTAAACTCGATTTTTACATGTCTAAAATGAATTTTCTTCAAAGTCAGGCACAGCTTGAACAGGCTGTTGGTTTAACTCTTGAACAAGTAAATGATAATTTAAAATAG